The following nucleotide sequence is from Limisphaerales bacterium.
TCTTTTTTGCGACTTTTTTCTTCGCCGGCTTTTTCTTTTTTGCAGCCATAATTTAACCGCCGGCGATAGCGGGAATGATGCTCACTTCGTCACCGTCTTTGAGGGGTGTGTCTTTTTCCTGCAGAAAACGAATGTCCTCTTCATTGACATACACATTAACAAAACGGCGCACCTGACCTTCGTCATCGAGCAGCCGTTCCTGAATGCCGGGATAGCGGCTTTCCAAATCGGCGATGGCGTCGCCAACGGTTTCGGCGCTGGTCTCCACGGTTTCCTCGTCGTGGGTGAGCTTGCGCAGCGGGGTGGGAATGCGAATTTGAATTGGCATAAATTAGTTTGCTTTAGTTTGCGGTTAAGGTTTTATCGCCATCCAGCAACGCGTCAAACTCGCGCAGGCTGGGGGCAATGTCGCGAGCTTGGCCCGCGTGATTCTCCACGGCGTCGAGCGTCTTGAGCCCGTTGCCGGTGATGCACAGCACGGCGGAATCATCGGCGGGGATGGCGCCGCTGGCAATGAGTTTCTTGGCCACGCCCACGGTCACGCCGCCGGCGGTCTCGGCAAAAATACCTTCGGTCTCGGCCAACAGCTTGATACCCTCGCGGATCTCGTCATCGGTCACGTCATCGGAAGCCGCGCCGGTTTCCTGAAAAACTTTCAGCGCATAGAACCCATCAGCCGGCGTGCCGATCGCCAGACTCTTGGCGATGGTGTCGGGTTTCACGGGCTTGAAGAAATCCTGACCTTCCTTGTAGGCCTTACTGATCGGTGAACAACCAGTGGCCTGCGCGCCGTGCACGCTGTACTCGGTCTCATCCACCAGTCCCACCTTTACGGCCTCCTGGTAGCTCTTATGAATCTTGGTGAGCAACGAGCCGGACGCCATCGGCACCACTGTGTGGCGCGGGATCTTCCAGCCAAGCTGTTCCACAATCTCAAAGCCCTGGCTCTTGGAGCCTTCCGCGTAATAGGGCCGCATGTTGACGTTTACAAACGCCCAATTGTATTTGCCGGCGATCTCCGCACAGAGCCGGTTCACCTCGTCGTAATGGCCCTTGATGCCGATCACGTTGGCATCGTAAATCAGCGAGTTCACCACCTTGCCCTTCTCGAGGTCGTTCGGGATAAACACAAACGCCGTCAACCCAGCGGCCGCTGCGTTGGCCGCGACGCTGTTGGCAAGGTTGCCCGTGGAGGCGCACGCCACCACTTCAAAACCCATCTCACGCGCTCGGCTCAAGGCAACGCTCACCACGCGATCCTTGAAGGACAGGGTCGGGTAATTCACCGCATCGTTCTTGATCCATAGCTCGCGAATGCCCAGCCGTTTCGCCAGCCGATCCGCCTTGATCAAGGGCGTGAAGCCCACCTCGCGGCCGACGGTCGGTTCCCCGGCCACCGGCAACAACTCGGCGTAACGCCACATGCTGTGCGGGCGTTTTTCAATCGCTTCACGCGTCAGTTTGCCCTTGGCGGCCTCGTAGTCGTACACCACTTCCAGTGGGCCGAAATCGAATTCGCACACGTGCCGCGCTTCGAGCGGATATTCCTGCCCGCACTCGCGACAGCGCAGTGCCTTCATGTAACCTTGTTGTTCTGCCATCTTCTATTTCGTTCAGGGTTGCTCGTCAGGAGAGGACAAAAAAAGCCCGCTCGTAACGATGAGCGGGCGTAAATTGCGTTTGCGCCAGGGCTCATCTTTCCCGGCTTGCGCCGGCTGGATTTGGCACCTGGTCATTGAAACGCGCTGTCTCAACCGGTTGCCGTGACATCATCGGGCCAGTCCCTCCGTCACTCTTTATGAGCGCCCCCCGTTTAGGGAGCGGGGGAAACATAGGGGAAACGCTGGGCAGGTCAACCCCAAATCCGCGTCACTCACCCAGTTCCCCTGCAAACCCCTGCTGCCGCAAGGCTTCGTATAACACCAGCGAAACGCAATTGGCCAGATTCAGCGAACGCGCTTCGGCGTTGAACATCGGAATCCGCAACCACGAATCCGCATGCGCCTCCAGCAAAGCCCGCGGTAGCCCCGCGGTTTCTCGGCCGAACACCAAATAATCCTCCGGGCCAAATGTCGCCTCGTCGTACCGCGTTGCCCCGCCCTGCTCCACCAGCCAATACCGGGCCGTGGACGGCTGTTCCGCCGTGAAGCTCGCCCAGTCCTCCCACAGACGCCAATCCACCTGCTGCCAGTAATCCATCCCCGCCCGCTTCAATTCGCGGTCGCCCAACCGAAACCCCAGCGGCCCGATCAAGTGCAACCGGGAATGAGTCGCCGCACACAAGCGCGCCACATTGCCCGTGTTGGGTGGGATTTCAGGTTCGAGGAGGACGATGTTCATGAAAATATCCAAGACCCAAGATCCAAACCCCAAGGAATGACCGATGCCCAAACCCCAATTGGGTCATTGAGATTTAGGCATTCCTTGGTCATTGGGATTTGGTTCTTGGGATTTAATAAACCACCTTCACCAACGTCAACCCGCAGGCCGGGGCGTTCATGCCGGCGACGCGGCGATCGCGGTCACGAAAGATTTGGCGGAGGTCCTTTTGCGTCAGCTTCCCCTGCCCCACCTGCACCAGCGTGCCGACGATCCCGCGGCACATCTTGTACAAAAAGCCTTCGCCCGCGATCCACACGCCCAGCTCCGGACCGCGCCGGCGCACCTCGCATTGCGTCACGCGGCGCACGGTGGTTTCCATTTCATATTCGCGGGTAGTGGCAAACGATTTAAAATCTTTCCGGCCCACAAACAATTTCGCCGCCGCCTTCATCCGCACCACATCCAACTCGCCCGGCAGATGCCATGCGCGGCCGTTGAGCAGCGGGTTCATAGCCGGCCCGTTCCAAATACAGTAGCGGTACTGCTTGCCCTTCGCATCAAAGCGCGCATGAAAATCCGCTCGCGCCCGAACCGCCTTCATCACGCGGATGTCCGGCGGCAAAAAGGCGTTCAACGCCCGGCGCAGCTGATGCCCATCCATCGGCCGTTCCTCTAACGGTAAATCCACATGCACCACCATTCCCTGCGCATGCACGCCCGTATCCGTGCGACTGGAACTGTGCACGCGTTTCACCGATGGAAACAACTGCTGCACCGATTCCTCCACCCGCTGCTGCACCGTCACCTGCCGGGGCTGCACCTGCCAGCCGTAATAGGCCGCGCCATCATAGGCGATCGTGAGCTTGAAGCGTTTCATCCGGCAAAGCTATCCATGTAATCCTGCAGCAAAATTGCTGCCGCCGAAGCGTCCACTTTCTTCTTCGCTTCCCGCGCATTCACGCCTGCCTCACGCAAACGATCCTCCGCCATCACACTCGTCAACCGCTCATCCCAAGTCACGATCGGTACGGTCACGGACTTTTTCAGCACCCCCACAAAATCCTGCACCTTCAACGCCTGCGGTCCAACGCTGCCGTCCATGTTATGCGGCATGCCCACCACAATCTGTTCGGTTTCACGTTCGGCCAAGATTTCCTTCAGCCGCTTCAAAAACGCATTGAACGGTTCGGCCGGAATACACTCCAGCGGATGCGCCATCATCCCCAGCGCATCGCTCGCCGCAATGCCCATGCGCTTTGTCCCGTGATCAATCGCCAACAACTTCACGCGCGCACTTATGGAGTCTCGACCGGAGACTGTCCAGCCGTGTGTTGTCGCACTTTGAGCCGCTAAGACTTGCCACCTTCAATTCTCTGCTCTATTTGTTTCCTGTGAAGCGCTTCTGCCTGCTATTTTTTATACTTCTCACTTGGATCTTCACCATACCCGCAGCGGCGCAATTGTCTCAGGAGGGTGATTCTGGCTCGCAAGAGTATCGAGATACAGTCAATGAACTGATTTTTGAAGCCTACGCGTCCCCCAATGATGCCTACGAAGTCCGGCTCATGCTGGCTGAGCTGTTGGGATATGAAGGCAAAGGCCAATTGGGATTAGCCTTGGTTGCCTGGGTCCCCGGAGGTGATGCAGGCAAGGGGGTCGATGCCGCGAAAGGCATTCTTAAAGCCACGGGTCCTTTAGCTGTATTGACGAAAGCTGACTTGGACACCTTAAAAAGGGCTGATGACTTATTCAAAAAGAAAACAGAAGGTATTTATGAATTTACGGGAACATCTGGAAAGAAATATGTTGGTCAGTCTGGCAACATCCCAAAACGGTTGAAACAACATGAATCATCGGGAAAACTTTCACCAAATTCACGGGTGGAAATTATGGAATTGTCCGGCGGCAAAACAGCAAGTGAAATTCAGGAACAATTGAGGATTAACGAGCTTGGAGGTATTAAAAATCTTGAATACAAAAGAAACCCCATCGGAAAGAATCGGAAACATATACTTCCTGAGGTTGAGCCGTGACCAATTTAACCATAGAAAACGGGGAATTCGGCCCAATTGCCTCACCGCGAACGAGTTGGGAACCGAGCTTGGCTGACATCTTCCGTCACCATACCTGCCAAGGAATTGAGTTAAATCATGCCAAAGGATTTCACGGCGTTGACTTGGCGTTTCTGAATGGATTCCCCGGGCTCAAGTACTTGTCCATTATTTTGTTAAAACTTCCTTCACTCGATCCTGTCCACAATCTTCACAACCTACGAAGTTTAGATGTTAACT
It contains:
- the ruvX gene encoding Holliday junction resolvase RuvX codes for the protein MGIAASDALGMMAHPLECIPAEPFNAFLKRLKEILAERETEQIVVGMPHNMDGSVGPQALKVQDFVGVLKKSVTVPIVTWDERLTSVMAEDRLREAGVNAREAKKKVDASAAAILLQDYMDSFAG
- a CDS encoding GIY-YIG nuclease family protein, producing MKRFCLLFFILLTWIFTIPAAAQLSQEGDSGSQEYRDTVNELIFEAYASPNDAYEVRLMLAELLGYEGKGQLGLALVAWVPGGDAGKGVDAAKGILKATGPLAVLTKADLDTLKRADDLFKKKTEGIYEFTGTSGKKYVGQSGNIPKRLKQHESSGKLSPNSRVEIMELSGGKTASEIQEQLRINELGGIKNLEYKRNPIGKNRKHILPEVEP
- a CDS encoding MoaD/ThiS family protein, with amino-acid sequence MPIQIRIPTPLRKLTHDEETVETSAETVGDAIADLESRYPGIQERLLDDEGQVRRFVNVYVNEEDIRFLQEKDTPLKDGDEVSIIPAIAGG
- a CDS encoding tRNA (cytidine(34)-2'-O)-methyltransferase yields the protein MNIVLLEPEIPPNTGNVARLCAATHSRLHLIGPLGFRLGDRELKRAGMDYWQQVDWRLWEDWASFTAEQPSTARYWLVEQGGATRYDEATFGPEDYLVFGRETAGLPRALLEAHADSWLRIPMFNAEARSLNLANCVSLVLYEALRQQGFAGELGE
- the truA gene encoding tRNA pseudouridine(38-40) synthase TruA; this translates as MKRFKLTIAYDGAAYYGWQVQPRQVTVQQRVEESVQQLFPSVKRVHSSSRTDTGVHAQGMVVHVDLPLEERPMDGHQLRRALNAFLPPDIRVMKAVRARADFHARFDAKGKQYRYCIWNGPAMNPLLNGRAWHLPGELDVVRMKAAAKLFVGRKDFKSFATTREYEMETTVRRVTQCEVRRRGPELGVWIAGEGFLYKMCRGIVGTLVQVGQGKLTQKDLRQIFRDRDRRVAGMNAPACGLTLVKVVY
- a CDS encoding threonine synthase, producing MAEQQGYMKALRCRECGQEYPLEARHVCEFDFGPLEVVYDYEAAKGKLTREAIEKRPHSMWRYAELLPVAGEPTVGREVGFTPLIKADRLAKRLGIRELWIKNDAVNYPTLSFKDRVVSVALSRAREMGFEVVACASTGNLANSVAANAAAAGLTAFVFIPNDLEKGKVVNSLIYDANVIGIKGHYDEVNRLCAEIAGKYNWAFVNVNMRPYYAEGSKSQGFEIVEQLGWKIPRHTVVPMASGSLLTKIHKSYQEAVKVGLVDETEYSVHGAQATGCSPISKAYKEGQDFFKPVKPDTIAKSLAIGTPADGFYALKVFQETGAASDDVTDDEIREGIKLLAETEGIFAETAGGVTVGVAKKLIASGAIPADDSAVLCITGNGLKTLDAVENHAGQARDIAPSLREFDALLDGDKTLTAN